The sequence below is a genomic window from Variovorax paradoxus B4.
CAGCGTCAGGTCGTTGGCGAAGGTGCTCTTGCAGAACTCGATGTAGCGGCCAGGCGCGTCGTTGAGGCGGCGTGCCTTGCCGAGGTTCGCGGAGTCGACCCACACAGGGGCTTCCTCGAGCGCGGCCTCCACCGCAAGCTCCCATTCATCGTCGAGCTTGGTTCCCTGTGCGCTGAAAAACTTGATGCCGTTGTCCGGGTAGGCGTTGTGGCTGGCGCTGATCACCACGCCCAGGCTTGCGCGCTGGGCGCGCGTCAGGTACGCCACGCCGGGTGTCGGCAGCGGCCCCAAGAGCACCACGTCGACCCCGGCAGAGTTGAAACCGGACTCCAGCGCGGACTCGAGCATGTAGCCCGAGATGCGGGTGTCCTTGCCGATCAGCACCGTGGGACGCGACTGGCTCTTCTTGAGCACGCGGCCCACGGCATGCGCGAGGCGCAGCACGAAATCGGGTGTGATGGGCGACTGGCCGACCGTGCCGCGGATGCCGTCGGTGCCAAAGTATTTGCGGGTCATGGGATTTGTTCTTGTTGTCGAGTTTGTTGTGAATATGTCTCTTCGGCCTTCATGGCGCGCCACACGGCGATGGCCGCCACGGTGTCGCGCACATCGTGCACCCGCACGACGGCCGCACCCCGGTCCACGGCGAGCACCGCGGCCATCACGCTGGGCACCAGGCGTTCGGCGGCCGCCGGAATGCCGCTGACCGTGCCGATGGAAGACTTGCGGGACCAGCCCAGCAGCAGCGGATAGCCGGCTGCGAGCAGTTCGCGCTGGCGTGCCAGCAGCGCAAAGTTCTGTGCCACGGTCTTGCCGAACCCGATGCCCGGGTCCAGCGTGATCCGCGAGGGATCGACCTTCAGCGCGCGAAGCTGTGCCACCTGCTCGGTCCAGAACGCCAGCACCTCGGGCACCACGTCGCCCTGCATGGGCGCGGTCTGCATGGTTTGCGGGTCCCTGTGCATGTGCATCAGGCAGACGCCGCACGAGGGATGCGCAGCCACCGCTTCGCGCGCACCGGGCTGCCG
It includes:
- the folP gene encoding dihydropteroate synthase, giving the protein MTMAPAAVWQTTRFAIDLAQPRVMGIVNVTPDSFSDGGAHASTEAALRHCEQLLKEGADILDIGGESTRPGSPAVPLDAELARVLPVVREAVKLNVPLSVDTYKPEVMRAVLELGADIVNDVWALRQPGAREAVAAHPSCGVCLMHMHRDPQTMQTAPMQGDVVPEVLAFWTEQVAQLRALKVDPSRITLDPGIGFGKTVAQNFALLARQRELLAAGYPLLLGWSRKSSIGTVSGIPAAAERLVPSVMAAVLAVDRGAAVVRVHDVRDTVAAIAVWRAMKAEETYSQQTRQQEQIP